The Leucobacter viscericola sequence GCAGTTCTGGGGGACCGAGTTGCCAAACCTGAGGAGCAGAAGTTATGAGCCGTGTCCTAGACGTTCACTCAAGAACGTTTCTGGCTGATCCTGCCGCGGTTGGGCAACAGTTAGAGACCCTCGCGAGCGCAAACGACGACTTTTGGGTGACGGACCTCGTGCCGCCCATGGTGTTGGATCGCGGCCTGGCCGTCGGATCGTCGGGTGGACACGGTGCGGTGAAGTACAGCGTGGCCAAGTACGAACCGGGCAGCCTGATTGAGTTTCGCTTCGATCCAAAGATTGGGCTCGACGGAGTGCATCGCTTTGAGATTGAAGGTGATGGCGAACACGTAACGGTGAGTCACACGCTGGAGGCCGAAACCTCCGGCATCATGCGCTTCATGTGGCGACCGCTTGTGCTTCCGATACATAGTGGTGTCATTGAAGATATTTTTGACCACTTGGAGCGCGCAGCGACGGGTCGGGCCCATCGTGCGCGCCCAACTGGCAGCCTGCTGCGGTGGGTGTCTCGAGGGATCGCGGCGCTTGAATCGCGGGGGTGAGCGATCCTGAACCGCTACTGACCCCGCGACCCCGGAAGCGATGCCAGCGTCGCCAGCAACGAATCGGGCACGAGCGAGAGGTCTGCCTGACCCGACGCGACGAGCTCGGCGATCCTCGCACCAACCTCACTCGTGGACATTCCCATTTCGGCGCCGGCCAACGCGGGCAACTCACCGAGCACCTGCACGGTGGCGGCCTCGACCGCTCGTGCCGCGTCACCCTCCCCGAGGTGCCCGAGCATGAGCGCGAGTGACAGGATCGCGCCCGACGGGTTCGCCCAGCCCTTGCCCGCAATGTCGGGGGCAGAGCCGTGGATCGCCTCGAACATGCTGGGGGCTGATCCGCTGAGATTCAGATTGGCGCTCGTAGCGACACCGAGGCCGCCCTGAATGACCGCGCCAAGGTCTGTGATGATGTCGCCAAAGAGATTGTCTGTGACAACAACGTCGAAGCGCTCCGGTGTGAGTGGCAGGTGGAAACACATTGCGTCGACGTGCACGTAGTCGACCTCAACCTCGGGGTAGAGCCTCGCGAGATCGTTCACGACCTCCTGCCAGAGCTGACCCGCGGCAACCAGAATGTTGGTCTTGTGGCAGAGCGTGAGCTTACGACGACGTCCCAGTGCGAGACGGAACGAAAAATCGACGACGCGTTCGATGCCCGCGCGGGTATTGAGCGACTCCTGCATCGCTACCGCGTTTGGGGTGCCAGCGTGCACGGTGGATCCGCGCCCCACGTAAGCACCCTCCGTGTTTTCGCGCACGATCACGAGTTCGCACCGCTCGGGGGTGAGCCCGGTGATGGGGGAGGGAACCCCCGGGTAGAGGCGAACGGGCCGCACGTTGGCCGCCTGCTCGAAGCGCTGGCGCATTTCGAGAATAAAACCGCGCTCAAGGATGCCGGGGGTGACGTGAGGATCGCCCATCGATCCAAATAGAATCGCGTCTTGGCTCCGCAGCTTCTCTGCCAACTCGTCGAACAGCTCGCCCGTGCGCAGGTAGTGCTGTGCTCCCGCCTCGAACTCGCTGCGCTCGGTGCGAAACCCGAAGCGCTGCTCGGCCGCGTCGAGCACCTCAAGGGCGCTGCCAACCACCTCTGGTCCGATGCCGTCGCCGGGCAGAACTGCAACTGAGTACGAGTGAGTCATGGAGAACCTTCCGGAGGGCCTGCGGGGTGAGCGGCGCACTGTGGATCATGCTTTGTTGAACCGCGTGTTGTGATCTATATTAAATGGTAAGGCCACTCGAATCGAGAGGCCTCGCTGAGAGTGATCCGCACCGATCACCCGTCGCACCGAGGCACGGATTCGGAATACTGCGGCGCGAGCCCAACATTGAGGACAGCCGCCATGCACGACACCGCTTCACGCCTTGCACCCGCAGGAGCATTGCCGATCGGATCAGACTGGCGCCCGATGTCTGAGAGCACCGCGATCCTGTTTCCCTTTGACGACAGTGTTGTCGCGCAGGCCCCGACCGCAACGGCCGCTGACTCTCTCGATGCGCTGTCTGCCGCCACCGAGGCATTCGCGGAGGTGTCCGCTCTCACGACCGCGGAGCGAAAGTCGATTCTGAACGCGGTCCACGACCGTGTGCGGGCCGAAGCTGAGCGGCTCGAAGACCTGCTAATTCTCGAAACGGGCAAACCCCGAGTGGACTGCCACACAGAGGTCGCGCGAACCCTGGTGACACTCCAGGCAACGGCAGAAGAAGTCTCGCGCATTCACGGCGAGACCGTGCCGCTCGATCTGCAGGAGCTCGGACGGGGCATGATCGGCTACTACACTCGTCGCTCTGCGGGAGTGGTCATCGGAATCGCAGGGTTTAACTACCCGTTGCTTCTCGCAACCCACAAACTTGCACCGGCGATTGCCGCTGGTTGCCCGGTCATTCTGAAGCCGGCCCCGAACACGCCACTCGCGACGCTTGAGCTCGTGGCGATCACGCGCGAGGTGCTGGCGGCGCACGGCGTCACCCAGGCGGCAGTGCAGCTGGTGAATGGTGATCCGATTGTTGGGGAGACGCTCGTTCGGGATCCTCGCGCCCAGGTCGTTTCGTTCACTGGATCCGCGAAGATCGGCCACCTCATTGCGCAGCAGGCTGCGCCGCGAAAGGTGCTGCTTGAGCTCGGATCAAACACCGGCTTTATCGTTGCGGCGGATGCGGACATCGAGGCTGCAGTGAACGCCGTGCTGGCTGGTGGCTTCTACGCGAACGGGCAGGCGTGCATCTCGGTGCAACGTGTGGTGCTTGAGCGCGAGATCGCCGAGGAGTTTACGAGTCGCCTCGTTGCGCGCATCGGCGAGATAGTTGTTGGTGATCCTCGCGATGCGTCGACCCGGGTTGCGCCCGTCATCGATGCGGCTTCGGGCGAGCGCATTCGAGCCATGATCGATCGCGCGGTGGCTGCCGGTGCGAAGGTGCTTGCGGGTGAGCCTGCGGGTGGAAATGCCGGTTCAGGATCGCCGAACCCCGCCCTGGTCCACCCGACCGTGCTGGGTGATGTACCAGCGGATGTCGATGTGTGGGCCGAAGAGATCTTTGGCCCGGTCGTGTGTCTGACCACGGTCGATTCCGTTGACGAGGCCATCAATCTCGTGAATGCCTCGCGCTACGGACTCCAAGCCGCGGTGTACACGTCTTCGCTTGAGAGTGCCTTTGCAGCGGTTGAGCGCCTCGACGTTGGCGGGGTCGTTGTGAACGAGATCCCGGGGTTCCGATCCGACATCATGCCGTACGGCGGCGTGAAGGATTCGGGGATCGGCCGTGAGGGTCCGCGCTACGCCATCGAGGAGTTCACCGTTACTCGAATGGCGATGATCCGGCCCGTGGCGCGCAGTTAATTCCGCTCAGTTTTCACCTTTCCGCTCACTCCACGAAGGAACCTATGTCTCACTCTGTCGCCCCCGACTACTCCAAGCTGTTTCGCCTCGATGATCGCACCGTTGTGATTATCGGTGCCGGAAGCGGGATCGGCCGCGAGGCCGCCCAGGCGCTTGCTGCCCAGGGAGCGCACGTGGTGGTCGCGGATCGTATGCTCGATGCCGCGACGGAGACTGTGGGGTTGATTCGGGATCGCGGGGGCGTTGCTGAGGCATTTCAGCTCGACGTCTTGGACGACGCTGCCGTGGAGGCTGCCGCGGTGCGGTTCGCGGATGCCGCGGCCATGGTGTTCACGGCGGCAACAAACGTGCGCAAGCGCATGGACGAGTACTCGCTGGATGAGTTTGACCGTGTGGTCAATCTAAATCTGCGCGCCTCGTTCCAGCTGATTCGCCATTTTGGGCGGAGCTTTGCCGCGAACGGTGGTGGCTCGATTGTTGGGTTCAGCTCGATTCGTGCCCAGGTGGTCGAGCCGGGCCAGGGGGTCTACGCGGCGACCAAGGCCGGACTGACCCAGCTGGCAAAGACCGCGGCCGCCGAGTTTGGGCCGCAGGGCGTTCGGGTGAACGTTGTTGCTCCCGGGGTCGTGGAGACCCCATTGACCGCGCAGATCACGGCGAACCCGGAGTGGTACGGGGCCTACGCGGCGAAGAGTGCGCTGGGGCGGTGGTCCCGACCTGATGAGTTGGCGGGAGCGGTTGTGTTCCTCGCGTCTGATGCGTCGTCGTTTGTGACGGGAACCACGCTTACCGTCGACGGTGGCTGGACCGCGATCGATGGGCGGTTTACGCCGCCGGCTTAGGGTGGGGTTTTGGCTTTGCTCAGCTTTGCCTTTCCTGCTTCGCTAACAGGTGGCTATTTTCTCCTGTTCAGGTGAGTTATCCACCAGTTTTGGCTGGTCTGGGTTTGTGGGCCGTGAATGTCGGTGGCTCCGTGTGTAATGGAGACATGTTTAAACCACGCCCTGCACCATCTTCCGGTACCTCGAGTGCCGGGACGATGGGCGATTCTGGGGTTGGATCCCGTCTGTCTCCGTCTGACGCATATGCGGCAGTCGTTGATCCTGCGATTGCTGAGCTGGTTGAGATTCGAGCGAAAATGGGTGCCCTGCAAGCCAGGGAGGCCGCTCTTTTGACCCTGTGTGACAACGCAGCTGCAGAGCTTGCGAAGGCCGAGAAGCATCCTGACCATGGTGAATTTGCGCACCGCTCTCTCGCAGCAGAGATCGGTTTTGCGGTTCGCGAGTCAGATCGTGCAATGGTCCACAAGATTGGACGCGCGACCACGCTTGTGGAACGTTATCCTGCGGTTCATTCTGCCCTCAGTAAGGGGAAGATTTCGCAGGCCCACGCGAATGTGATCTGTGACGCCGGCGAGGTGATCGGAGTGGGAATCGACGAAGCGACGCTCGCGAAGCGGGCCGCGTATGAGCGGCAAGTCTTGGAGGTTGCGCAAGAAGAGACATCTGGCAGGCTCCGCCCGATTGCGAGGGGCCAGGCTGAGGCACAGGCATCCCGCACTCTCGATGAACGGCACCGTGACGCGGTGAAGGCTCGCCGGGTGGTGCTGGTTGAGCAGTCTGACGGCATGACAGACATCGTTGCGACGGTTCCTGCGATCTATGGCAAGGGCATCATGGATCGTCTCGACCAGATCGCCTGGGCGGTGAAAAACGCGAACCGAAACGCGGAGTGCGATGCATCTGGCGTCAGCGGTTCGGGTGTCGTTGGCAATGAGCGGGGGCTGGGCGAACGGACGCTCGGTGAACGGACGCTCGCTGAACAGACACTTGATGAACGCTCGCTCGATGAGATTCGCACAGATGCTTTTGTTGAGATGCTGCTCGGCTCGGATCCCTCGAAGATGCTAACTTCTCGAGGAAAGGGACTTGCCTCTATCCAGGCCCGAGTTCAAGTGATCGTTCCCGAGGAGAGGCTTTCGGCTGAGGGGAAGCTCCCACCCGAGGGATCTTCCGACAGGAAAGATGCGACGAACCCGGTGCCAGCGGAACTCGTTGGGTACGGTCCCGTAGACACGCAGACCGTGCGCAAGGTCGCAGGGTTAGCGCCTTCTTGGGAACGCGTCATTGTGAGCATGATGACCGGAGACGTGTTGAGCGTCGACACGTATCGGCCGTCGGCTGCGATAAAGCGCTTCCTCGCTGCGAGAGATCTCCGCTGCAGGGCGCCGGGCTGCAACGTCACCGTGAACCGAAGCGACATTGATCACACGA is a genomic window containing:
- a CDS encoding HNH endonuclease signature motif containing protein, producing MFKPRPAPSSGTSSAGTMGDSGVGSRLSPSDAYAAVVDPAIAELVEIRAKMGALQAREAALLTLCDNAAAELAKAEKHPDHGEFAHRSLAAEIGFAVRESDRAMVHKIGRATTLVERYPAVHSALSKGKISQAHANVICDAGEVIGVGIDEATLAKRAAYERQVLEVAQEETSGRLRPIARGQAEAQASRTLDERHRDAVKARRVVLVEQSDGMTDIVATVPAIYGKGIMDRLDQIAWAVKNANRNAECDASGVSGSGVVGNERGLGERTLGERTLAEQTLDERSLDEIRTDAFVEMLLGSDPSKMLTSRGKGLASIQARVQVIVPEERLSAEGKLPPEGSSDRKDATNPVPAELVGYGPVDTQTVRKVAGLAPSWERVIVSMMTGDVLSVDTYRPSAAIKRFLAARDLRCRAPGCNVTVNRSDIDHTIDAALGGATSTDNLANLCRYHHTMKHHPGWKLTQKPGGVVEWVTPLGRKYTDRPGSRVRFRKPEGSRSEGSRPESSRSEGSRPEGSRPQVSRPQFLRPRAT
- a CDS encoding 3-isopropylmalate dehydrogenase: MTHSYSVAVLPGDGIGPEVVGSALEVLDAAEQRFGFRTERSEFEAGAQHYLRTGELFDELAEKLRSQDAILFGSMGDPHVTPGILERGFILEMRQRFEQAANVRPVRLYPGVPSPITGLTPERCELVIVRENTEGAYVGRGSTVHAGTPNAVAMQESLNTRAGIERVVDFSFRLALGRRRKLTLCHKTNILVAAGQLWQEVVNDLARLYPEVEVDYVHVDAMCFHLPLTPERFDVVVTDNLFGDIITDLGAVIQGGLGVATSANLNLSGSAPSMFEAIHGSAPDIAGKGWANPSGAILSLALMLGHLGEGDAARAVEAATVQVLGELPALAGAEMGMSTSEVGARIAELVASGQADLSLVPDSLLATLASLPGSRGQ
- a CDS encoding SDR family NAD(P)-dependent oxidoreductase; this translates as MSHSVAPDYSKLFRLDDRTVVIIGAGSGIGREAAQALAAQGAHVVVADRMLDAATETVGLIRDRGGVAEAFQLDVLDDAAVEAAAVRFADAAAMVFTAATNVRKRMDEYSLDEFDRVVNLNLRASFQLIRHFGRSFAANGGGSIVGFSSIRAQVVEPGQGVYAATKAGLTQLAKTAAAEFGPQGVRVNVVAPGVVETPLTAQITANPEWYGAYAAKSALGRWSRPDELAGAVVFLASDASSFVTGTTLTVDGGWTAIDGRFTPPA
- a CDS encoding SRPBCC family protein yields the protein MSRVLDVHSRTFLADPAAVGQQLETLASANDDFWVTDLVPPMVLDRGLAVGSSGGHGAVKYSVAKYEPGSLIEFRFDPKIGLDGVHRFEIEGDGEHVTVSHTLEAETSGIMRFMWRPLVLPIHSGVIEDIFDHLERAATGRAHRARPTGSLLRWVSRGIAALESRG
- a CDS encoding aldehyde dehydrogenase family protein, which gives rise to MSESTAILFPFDDSVVAQAPTATAADSLDALSAATEAFAEVSALTTAERKSILNAVHDRVRAEAERLEDLLILETGKPRVDCHTEVARTLVTLQATAEEVSRIHGETVPLDLQELGRGMIGYYTRRSAGVVIGIAGFNYPLLLATHKLAPAIAAGCPVILKPAPNTPLATLELVAITREVLAAHGVTQAAVQLVNGDPIVGETLVRDPRAQVVSFTGSAKIGHLIAQQAAPRKVLLELGSNTGFIVAADADIEAAVNAVLAGGFYANGQACISVQRVVLEREIAEEFTSRLVARIGEIVVGDPRDASTRVAPVIDAASGERIRAMIDRAVAAGAKVLAGEPAGGNAGSGSPNPALVHPTVLGDVPADVDVWAEEIFGPVVCLTTVDSVDEAINLVNASRYGLQAAVYTSSLESAFAAVERLDVGGVVVNEIPGFRSDIMPYGGVKDSGIGREGPRYAIEEFTVTRMAMIRPVARS